From Dioscorea cayenensis subsp. rotundata cultivar TDr96_F1 chromosome 13, TDr96_F1_v2_PseudoChromosome.rev07_lg8_w22 25.fasta, whole genome shotgun sequence, the proteins below share one genomic window:
- the LOC120274755 gene encoding pentatricopeptide repeat-containing protein At1g74900, mitochondrial-like produces MRPVSQNPHLVSPKLHLLHRAIHTPNPPSPPLAGLSSLATTISDLVLSHPSNDPQTLAKSLSSHLPSSSPSSIPDLVLKLLWNHAPRALLFFNALLLLSPHPPPSSTLTLATDLAARLHDHSTLHRLISLRPPSPRAFSCLFERYAAHGKPDRAIRLFLSMRHRHGCSQSLPAFNSLLDALCKSRRVAKASSLVKSLRSHFHPDVITYNILADGWCRMKNTSKALETLKEMIDSGIQPTINSYNIILKGFFRSGQIKHGWNFFIEMKRRRNCRPDVVSHTTVVHGLGIAGDIDKARKVFDEMLGEGCLPSVATYNALVQVICKKGKVEDALKVFDGMLAKGYVPNSITYNLVIRGLCHAGETARAMEFLNRVEEEDDRRTNVQSYNIVVRYLMEDGEMEKGLEVFERMKRKGRCLPNLDTYNVIISGMFKRKRPEDVVVAGKMVVEMVERGFLPRRFMFNKVLNGLLMTGKPEVC; encoded by the coding sequence ATGCGTCCCGTTTCCCAAAACCCTCATCTCGTTTCCCCCAAACTCCATCTTCTCCACCGCGCCATCCACACTCCCAACCCACCGTCACCGCCGCTCGCCGGACTCTCCTCTCTCGCCACCACCATCTCCGACCTCGTCCTCTCCCACCCTTCCAACGATCCACAAACCCTAGCCAAATCCCTATCCTCTCACCTCCCCTCCTCCTCCCCTTCCTCCATCCCCGATCTCGTCCTCAAGCTCCTCTGGAACCACGCCCCCCGAGCTCTCCTCTTCTTCAACGCCCTTCTCCTCCTTTCCCCCCACCCTCCTCCCTCTTCCACCCTCACCCTCGCCACCGACCTCGCCGCCCGCCTCCATGACCACAGTACTCTCCACCGTCTCATCTCCCTCCGCCCTCCCTCACCCCGCGCCTTCTCCTGCCTCTTCGAGCGCTACGCCGCTCACGGCAAGCCCGATCGCGCCATCCGCCTCTTCCTCTCCATGCGCCATCGCCATGGCTGCTCCCAATCCCTCCCCGCCTTCAACTCCCTCCTTGACGCCCTCTGCAAGTCTCGCCGCGTCGCCAAAGCCTCCTCCCTCGTTAAATCCCTAAGATCCCACTTCCACCCCGACGTCATCACCTACAATATCCTCGCCGATGGCTGGTGCCGCATGAAAAACACCTCCAAAGCTTTAGAAACCCTAAAAGAGATGATCGATTCCGGCATCCAACCCACGATCAACAGCTACAACATCATCCTCAAGGGTTTCTTCCGATCGGGGCAGATCAAGCACGGCTGGAACTTCTTCATTGAGATGAAAAGGCGGAGGAATTGCCGGCCGGATGTCGTCTCGCACACCACCGTGGTGCACGGGCTTGGCATCGCCGGAGATATCGATAAAGCCCGGAAGGTGTTCGACGAAATGCTCGGTGAGGGGTGCTTGCCTTCGGTAGCTACTTATAATGCTTTAGTTCAAGTGATTTGCAAGAAAGGCAAAGTTGAAGATGCATTGAAAGTGTTTGATGGAATGCTTGCAAAGGGTTATGTGCCGAATTCGATCACTTATAACTTGGTGATCAGAGGGTTGTGCCATGCCGGTGAGACGGCGCGGGCAATGGAGTTCTTGAATCGGGTCGAGGAGGAGGATGATCGGCGAACGAATGTGCAGAGTTATAACATTGTTGTTCGATATTTGATGGAGGATGGGGAGATGGAGAAGGGATTGGAGGTGTTtgagaggatgaagaggaaaGGCCGGTGTTTGCCGAACCTTGATACGTATAATGTGATTATCAGTGGGATGTTTAAGAGGAAGCGGCCGGAGGATGTTGTCGTGGCGGGGAAGATGGTGGTGGAGATGGTTGAAAGAGGGTTTTTGCCGAGGAGGTTCATGTTTAATAAAGTTTTGAATGGTTTGTTGATGACTGGGAAACCAGAGGTTTGCTAG
- the LOC120274754 gene encoding LOW QUALITY PROTEIN: ATP-dependent DNA helicase DDM1 (The sequence of the model RefSeq protein was modified relative to this genomic sequence to represent the inferred CDS: deleted 1 base in 1 codon) — protein sequence MEFGGNEMRVLGNGTHGFWGFGMEFERENDVKNEGTADSPTSVLEDEEMCKEEEKPQSNGVIGDGVEEKGDVSFISEAMAEEEQKLLEDRMKMEEEASKSEFEVPAEREDPNFKFTKLDELLTQTQLYSEFLLEKMDDITFNGVENNVELEAEDETKRKKTGRGRKRKGKASSEYNNKKAKTAVAAMLTRSREAIAPEDAILTEEERVKKEQAELVPLMTGGILKSYQVKGVKWLISLWQNGLNGILADQMGLGKTIQTIGFLAHLKGKGLDGPYMIIAPLSTLSNWMNEISRFVPSMGSILYHGSKNERREIRKKFMPKKLGPKFPVVVTSYEVVLNDASVLAQYRWKYVVVDEGHRLKNTNCLLLKQLRRLPIENKLLLTGTPLQNNLAELWSLLNFILPDIFSSHQEFESWFDLSGRCNNDYQSEETEEKRRVQVISKLHSILRPFLLRRMKADVEQLLPRKKEIILYADMTEHQKLIQDHLINKTFEDHVGTIDYAIQRSGMKGKLNNLLMQLRKNCNHPDLLESAYDGSFLYPPIEQIVEQCGKFRLLDRLLPLLLSRRHKVLIFSQFTKVLDIMDYYFSEKNIEVCRIDGRVRLDERKKQIEAFNDLNSNVNVFLLSTRAGGLGINLTAADTCILYDSDWNPQMDLQAMDRCHRIGQTRPVHVYRLATSQSVEGRIMKKAFGKLKLEHVVIGKGQFHQERAKPNILDESDLLSLLKDEEDAEDKLIQTDISDENLLKVLDRSDLLAGDSEEVHSFPIRGPGWEVVIPTKSGGGMLSSLSS from the exons ATGGAGTTTGGGGGAAACGAGATGAGGGTTTTGGGAAACGGGACGCATGGTTTTTGG ggttttggaatGGAGTTCGAGAGGGAAAACGATGTTAAGAATGAAGGAACCGCTGATTCTCCGACTTCCGTGCTGGAAGATGAG GAGATGTGTAAAGAGGAGGAGAAGCCCCAAAGCAATGGGGTGATTGGTGATGGCGTGGAGGAGAAGGGGGATGTGTCGTTTATCTCGGAGGCCATGGCGGAGGAGGAGCAGAAGTTGCTCGAGGACCGGATGAAGATGGAAGAGGAGGCTTCAAAGAGTGAGTTTGAAGTGCCTGCTGAGAGGGAGGACCCGAACTTCAAGTTCACTAAGCTTGATGAGCTACTCACGCAGACGCAGCTTTACTCTGAGTTCCTCCTTGAAAAGATGGACGATATCACATTT AATGGAGTGGAGAATAATGTGGAATTGGAAGCGGAGGACGAAACTAAAAGGAAGAAGACTGGGAGGGGGCGGAAGAGGAAGGGAAAGGCATCAAGTGAATACAACAAt AAAAAAGCCAAGACGGCAGTTGCAGCAATGCTAACAAGATCCCGTGAAGCCATAGCTCCTGAAGATGCCATCCTCACTGAGGAGGAAAGGGTTAAGAAAGAGCAGGCAGAACTTGTCCCATTGATGACTGGCGGAATACTGAAGTCTTATCAGGTCAAAGGTGTAAAATGGCTTATTTCACTGTGGCAGAATGGACTCAATGGGATCTTAGCAGATCAAATGGGGCTTGGTAAGACTATTCAGACTATTGGGTTCCTTGCACATCTTAAAGGGAAGGGTTTGGATGGGCCATATATGATAATAGCTCCTCTTTCAACCCTTTCAAACTGGATGAATGAAATTTCAAG GTTTGTACCTTCCATGGGCTCTATTTTATATCATGGGTCAAAGAATGAAAGGAGGGAAATTCGAAAAAAGTTTATGCCGAAA AAGCTAGGCCCTAAATTTCCTGTTGTTGTCACTTCTTATGAGGTTGTGCTGAATGATGCTAGTGTTCTAGCACAGTACAGATGGAaatatgttgttgttgatgag GGTCACCGGCTGAAAAATACCAACTGTTTATTGCTAAAACAGTTGAGACGCTTACCAATTGAAAATAAGCTACTGCTAACTGGAACACCTTTGCAGAACAACTTGGCTGAGCTATGGTCATTGCTGAACTTTATTCTGCCTGACATTTTCTCATCTCATCAAGAGTTTGAATCATG GTTTGATCTGTCAGGGAGGTGCAACAATGATTATCAATCCGAAGAGACAGAAGAGAAACGGAGGGTTCAG gtgataTCAAAGCTTCATTCAATACTGCGGCCATTTCTTCTCCGACGTATGAAGGCTGATGTTGAGCAGTTGCTTCCAAGGAAGAAAGAGATTATTTTATATGCTGATATGACTGAACACCAAAAACTCATCCAGGATCAcctaattaataaaacatttgAAGACCATGTTGGAACCATTGATTATG CTATTCAAAGATCCGGCATGAAAGGGAAGCTGAACAACTTGCTGATGCAATTGAGGAAGAACTGCAATCACCCTGATCTCTTGGAGTCTGCATATGATGGATCAT TTTTATATCCGCCTATTGAACAGATAGTAGAACAGTGTGGGAAGTTTCGTTTGTTAGACAGACTTTTGCCGCTATTACTTTCTCGGAGACACAAA GTTCTTATATTTTCCCAGTTTACAAAGGTTTTAGACATAATGGATTATTACTTCagtgagaaaaatattgaagtTTGTAGAATTGATGGCCGAGTAAGGTtagatgaaagaaaaaaacag ATTGAAGCATTCAATGATTTGAACAGCAATGTGAATGTTTTTCTTCTGAGCACTCGGGCTGGTGGTCTTGGTATCAATCTCACTGCTGCAGATACCTGCATCTTGTATGATAGTGATTGG AATCCCCAAATGGATCTTCAAGCCATGGATCGTTGCCACAGGATTGGACAAACACGACCCGTTCATGTTTACAGGCTTGCGACTTCCCAATCGGTCGAG GGACGAATTATGAAGAAGGCATTTGGGAAATTAAAACTGGAACATGTGGTTATCGGGAAAGGGCAGTTCCATCAAGAGAGAGCAAAACCAAATATACTAGAT GAATCAGATTTACTATCCTTGCttaaagatgaagaggatgcaGAAGACAAGCTGATTCAAACTGACATCAGTGACGAAAATCTACTCAAAGTTTTGGATCGCAGCGATCTATTGGCTGGTGATTCGGAGGAAGTACATTCTTTTCCTATTCGAGGGCCGGGTTGGGAGGTTGTCATACCGACAAAAAGCGGCGGCGGGATGCTTTCATCACTCAGCAGCTGA
- the LOC120274821 gene encoding PLASMODESMATA CALLOSE-BINDING PROTEIN 3-like, producing MLFFSRSQSSYNFVENQMAVFLLPVLVFAMVGSSDAAWCVCKQDQATTSQQKALDYACGAGADCNPILQNGACYNPNTVNGHCSYAVNSYYQRKGQAQGSCDFAGAAGLVSSDPSPGGACTYPATPSAAGTSNTPSTNTPGSSTSPGTFTPNTGSTGTAPHWSDWRRTRPLRQQL from the exons ATGTTGTTCTTCTCTAGATCTCAAAGCTCATACAACTTTGTTGAGAATCAAATGGCTGTTTTTCTCCTCCCAGTGCTTGTCTTTGCCATGGTTGGGTCTTCAG ATGCTGCTTGGTGTGTTTGCAAGCAAGACCAGGCTACAACTTCTCAGCAAAAGGCACTGGACTATGCTTGTGGAGCTGGAGCTGATTGCAACCCCATTCTTCAGAATGGAGCTTGTTATAATCCCAACACTGTGAATGGTCATTGCTCTTATGCTGTTAATAGCTACTATCAGAGGAAAGGGCAGGCTCAAGGATCTTGTGACTTTGCTGGCGCTGCTGGCCTTGTTTCTTCGGATCCTAGTC CTGGTGGAGCTTGCACTTATCCTGCTACCCCAAG TGCTGCAGGGACAAGCAACACACCATCTACAAACACACCTGGATCATCAACATCTCCGGGCACCTTCACACCAAACACTGGTAGCACCGGCACCGCACCGCACTGGAGTGATTGGAGGAGGACTAGGCCCCTCAGGCAACAGCTATGA
- the LOC120274820 gene encoding pentatricopeptide repeat-containing protein At1g69290 — protein sequence MWRKLSLRSFSGEVPVLYSFLQPTIFAPAKPRPSPPLPPPQAPSPSPSPSPSPADISTLQSQLQLSLSSGDLDLAWRSFKSLAALSPALPSNLSNSLISCLSSPPLHLPHLKRALAATLHLLSHSPHSLSSHSLLSLFSSLSSAPSPAPALTLARSLLQNRFFAPFSIWGPFLLPIVKTPHWFPPFLKLFEESCKLALQERANEMKPDLASCNDVLDGCCRVTGSVSDAERVLEIISSLGLSLDERSFGLLAYLYASKGLETKIVELDCLMTALGFMNKKMSFFRSLISGYVKSGDFDSVSKVLLRALKEKNGGNDCVLDEDGYKEVVKGFVENERFKDLAALIIETQEVESHMEMVGIESSVGFGIVNACVVLGWLEKAHNLLDEMSAQGAAVGIGVYSSILKAYCKEQRTAEAAQLVTEISAAGLQLDVGSFDALIDSSMTAQDFQSAFSLFRDMREARLPELKMSYLTIMTGLMENHRPELMAAFLDSVIDDPRVEVATHDWNSIIHAFCKVGRLEDARRTYRRIVFLRFEPNQQTFLSLINGYVSTEKFFSVLLLWTDVRRKGMKLDHDLLDAFLYALVKGGFFDAAMQVVEKAQELKIFIDKWRHKQAFMEKHKKLKVAKLRKRNFRKMEALIAFKNWAGLNA from the coding sequence ATGTGGAGAAAACTCTCTCTCCGATCATTCTCCGGCGAGGTCCCCGTTCTCTACTCCTTCCTCCAGCCCACCATCTTCGCTCCGGCGAAGCCCCGACCATCTCCACCATTGCCCCCACCTCAAGctccatccccatccccatccccatccccatctcCGGCCGATATCTCCACCCTCCAATCCCAGCTCCAGTTGTCCCTCTCCTCCGGCGATCTCGACCTCGCATGGCGTTCCTTCAAGTCCCTCGCCGCCCTATCGCCTGCCCTTCCTTCCAATCTCTCCAACTCCCTCATCTCCTGCCTCTCTTCCCCTCCTCTTCATCTCCCCCACCTCAAGCGCGCTCTCGCCGCCACCCTCCATCTTCTCTCCCACTCCCCTCACTCTCTTTCCTCGCACTCTCTTCTTTCCCTCTTCTCCTCCCTCTCCTCCGCCCCTTCCCCTGCTCCCGCTCTCACTCTCGCCcgttcccttctccaaaaccgCTTCTTTGCCCCCTTCTCCATCTGGGGTCCCTTCTTGCTCCCCATAGTCAAGACACCCCATTGGTTCCCTCCCTTCTTGAAGCTCTTTGAGGAAAGCTGCAAGCTTGCTCTTCAAGAACGCGCCAACGAGATGAAGCCTGACCTAGCCTCGTGCAACGACGTGCTCGACGGGTGCTGCCGCGTTACTGGCTCCGTTTCCGACGCCGAGAGGGTTCTGGAGATTATCTCGTCGCTGGGGTTGTCGCTGGATGAACGGAGCTTTGGGTTGCTTGCCTACTTGTACGCCtccaaagggctggaaactaaGATTGTTGAATTGGATTGTTTGATGACTGCTTTgggttttatgaataaaaagatGAGCTTTTTCAGGAGTTTGATTAGTGGGTATGTGAAAAGTGGGGATTTTGATTCAGTTTCAAAGGTTCTCTTGCGTGCGTTGAAGGAGAAGAATGGTGGAAATGACTGTGTTTTGGATGAAGATGGTTATAAAGAGGTTGTGAAGGGGTTTGTTGAGAATGAGAGGTTCAAAGATTTGGCTGCTTTGATCATTGAGACACAAGAAGTTGAATCTCATATGGAAATGGTTGGCATTGAGAGCTCTGTGGGTTTTGGGATTGTGAATGCTTGTGTTGTTTTAGGGTGGCTTGAGAAAGCACACAACTTGCTTGATGAAATGTCTGCTCAGGGAGCTGCAGTGGGGATTGGAGTATACTCATCGATACTGAAAGCTTATTGCAAAGAGCAGCGCACTGCCGAGGCGGCACAGTTGGTGACGGAGATTAGTGCTGCCGGACTTCAATTGGATGTAGGCAGCTTCGATGCTTTGATTGATTCATCAATGACGGCGCAGGATTTTCAGTCGGCGTTCTCGCTTTTCAGGGACATGAGGGAGGCGAGGTTGCCTGAATTGAAGATGAGCTATTTGACTATAATGACAGGATTGATGGAGAATCACCGGCCGGAGCTCATGGCTGCATTCTTGGACTCGGTCATTGATGATCCGCGTGTGGAGGTTGCTACTCATGATTGGAATTCTATCATTCATGCATTTTGCAAGGTTGGGAGATTGGAGGATGCGCGGAGAACTTACCGACGAATAGTGTTCTTAAGATTTGAGCCGAATCAACAGACGTTCTTGTCACTCATCAATGGATATGTCTCCACCGAGAAGTTCTTCAGCGTGTTGTTGCTATGGACTGATGTGAGAAGGAAGGGGATGAAATTGGACCATGATTTGTTGGATGCCTTCTTGTATGCTTTAGTGAAGGGAGGGTTCTTCGACGCGGCAATGCAGGTGGTAGAGAAGGCACAAGAGTTGAAGATTTTTATCGACAAGTGGAGACATAAGCAAGCTTTCATGGAGAAACATAAAAAGCTAAAGGTGGCAAAGCTTAGAAAGAGGAACTTCAGGAAGATGGAAGCTTTGATAGCCTTCAAGAATTGGGCTGGTCTCAATGCATAA
- the LOC120274721 gene encoding uncharacterized protein LOC120274721, producing the protein MRAVKKRPGDRICDICGDAGYTENLVICFQCNTASEHSYCMQNGGFVGSESWFCGKCSASHGEHHDGKLNSKRKNLDISDVTSSQFKKTKVHDLDDLSFNIPQSGEFDNDAMCQPGSKKPFPSEDSSLEKRDVGKQQVATKSLCRSSFFNRKEPSKVKPLSAEEVVQLTSGAVGRTSTTRITSRRSFFSSANQSHVPSFRHVSHRTHQSKSTSSRPEENFHQRMKISFDSEVKHQHSNCMMTRENNGNESNDKEVRIENDRMPGEKVPAVLHGKQIMKQSPSTDVLSPRCNTSTCSRSVSAAPYLYKTSGLRKRQADNTLEPIKEEPLKNGDLIAVCSPAQNTKLADSECLNSRDIVDKRKKATSDEPTKGRVIKEG; encoded by the exons ATGAGGGCGGTGAAGAAGCGTCCTGGG GATAGAATTTGTGACATATGTGGCGATGCAGGATATACAGAAAATCTTGTGATTTGCTTTCAGTGCAATACAGCTTCAGAACATAG CTATTGTATGCAAAATGGAGGATTTGTTGGCTCTGAATCATGGTTTTGTGGGAAATGTTCTGCAAGTCATGGAGAGCATCATGATGGAAAACTGAATAGTAAACGGAAAAATTTGGATATTTCTGACGTTACCAGTTCACAATTCAAGAAGACTAAGGTTCATGATCTAGATGACCTTTCATTCAATATCCCGCAAAGTGGTGAGTTTGACAATGATGCCATGTGTCAACCTGGAAGTAAGAAGCCATTTCCTTCTGAAGATAGCTCTCTTGAGAAGCGTGATGTTGGTAAACAGCAAGTTGCTACTAAATCGTTATGCCGCAGTTCCTTTTTCAATAGAAAGGAACCTTCCAAGGTAAAGCCTCTTTCTGCTGAAGAAGTTGTTCAGTTGACATCTGGTGCTGTCGGAAGGACGTCTACTACTCGCATTACTTCTCGCAGAAGTTTCTTCTCATCAGCCAATCAAAGTCATGTGCCAAGTTTTAGACATGTATCACATAGAACCCACCAATCAAAATCTACCAGCTCAAGGCCAGAAGAGAATTTCCATCAACGAATGAAGATCTCTTTTGATTCAGAAGTGAAACACCAGCATTCAAACTGCATGATGACGAGAGAGAATAATGGTAATGAGTCTAATGACAAGGAAGTGAGGATAGAGAATGATAGAATGCCAG GAGAAAAGGTTCCTGCAGTCCTCCATGGCAAGCAGATCATGAAGCAATCTCCTTCAACTGATGTATTGTCTCCAAGATGTAATACATCTACATGTTCCAGAAGTGTTTCTGCAGCACCTTACCTCTACAAAACCAGTGGACTTAGGAAGAGACAGGCTGATAATACTTTAG AACCAATCAAGGAGGAGCCCTTAAAGAATGGTGACCTCATTGCAGTATGCTCACCAGCTCAAAATACCAAATTGGCAGATTCAGAGTGTTTGAATTCTCGAGACATCGTTGATAAGAGAAAGAAAGCAACAAGTGATG AACCAACCAAAGGTAGAGTCATTAAAGAAGGGTGA
- the LOC120274722 gene encoding uncharacterized protein LOC120274722, with protein sequence MEINKAGGIDIGLLDKPIPRLDASPGFSISISDDDHEERPLVKFSLQKVRDISQTILPFISRNSGLANQNNSVEINHGFPIPLRAVNNSFVSLSSRVDNAITSEMYNLLKNNEVLPTESMSPLEPYSSGPINLSMEKNEVHAKDDVCFKNSDHARSLSSELPLSLPEEEKVSSSMEHHIDENAISSAKFDSISTSSFEKKSGIGLFDSLKAKPQSSSENSLYEGFTHEETKKSEEIDDQVTNYESPLPSCEEQVIFGRTPLPLFPAAAEFRSGSVSVNEVNDQDVQLINDKTDPSITPDLSLSRPHYVQDGNIWISAASHEKLKKDNCGDSLKLSF encoded by the exons ATGGAAATCAACAAGGCGGGTGGAATTGATATTGGTTTGTTGGATAAACCCATTCCAAGACTTGATGCTTCTCCTGGTTTCTCAATATCAATTTCAGATGATGATCATGAAGAAAGGCCATTGGTTAAGTTTTCCTTGCAGAAAGTGAGAGATATCTCACAGACCATTCTTCCTTTCATCTCTAGAAACAGTGGCCTGGCAAATCAAAATAACTCAGTTGAGATCAACCATGGTTTCCCAATCCCCTTAAGGGCAGTTAACAATTCCTTTGTATCTTTATCTTCCAGAGTTGACAATGCAATTACTTCAGAGATGTACAATCTCTTGAAGAACAATGAG GTTCTTCCTACAGAGAGCATGTCACCTTTGGAGCCTTATAGCAGTGGTCCTATCAATCTGTCAATGGAGAAGAACGAAGTTCATGCCAAAGATGATGTCTGTTTTAAGAATTCTGATCATGCTCGTTCTCTTAGTTCAGAACTGCCATTGTCTTTACCTGAAGAAGAGAAAGTATCTAGCTCAATGGAGCATCATATTGATGAAAATGCCATCTCTTCAGCGAAATTTGATTCCATCTCAACATCATCATTCGAAAAGAAGAGCGGAATTGGTCTCTTTGACAGTTTAAAGGCAAAACCCCAGAGTTCATCAGAGAATTCATTATATGAGGGCTTTACCCACGAGGAAACTAAGAAAAGTGAAGAAATCGATGATCAGGTAACAAATTATGAAAGTCCATTACCAAGCTGTGAAGAACAAGTTATATTTGGCAGAACACCACTTCCTCTTTTCCCCGCAGCAGCAGAATTCAGAAGTGGCAGTGTAAGTGTAAATGAAGTGAATGACCAGGATGTTCAATTAATCAATGACAAAACCGATCCTTCGATCACTCCTGACCTCAGTTTATCAAGACCTCATTATGTGCAAGACGGAAATATTTGGATTTCTGCTGCGTCACATGAGAAGCTGAAGAAAGACAATTGTGGGGACTCTTTGAAGTTGTCTTTCTAG
- the LOC120274763 gene encoding histone deacetylase 5, producing the protein MGSNKDRGPQRPPVGLLYDERMCRHSTPDGEPHPECPDRIRSIWEKLKSEGIPQRCVVLNGKEAEDEHIASVHTDGHIKLIKAISSKQFDPRRDKIASKFNSIYLNKGSSEAAYLAAGSVVEVCKRVAEGELSSGFAIVRPPGHHAEADEAMGFCLFNNIAIGAHFLLDKPELGIKKILIVDWDVHHGNGTQKMFYEDPRVLFFSVHRFDFGSFYPAGGDGAYCMIGEGPGAGYNINVPWEHGHCGDADYDVIWDHVLIPIAKDYNPDIILISAGFDAAINDPLGGCRITPYGYSLLLMKLMQFAQGKIVMALEGGYNLTSLANSVLACVKTLLEEKTINGSLRDYPFESTWRVIQQVRHELKSFWPSLALELPQELLACSRTLTQAQLNYYVSSDSDVENEEGPSSEVFSANVVEGVEDMIQPFLNLSVGEDKHGETKTSDHKTNNLDSSERHTVPEASDSKDIYKNISSWRIAYSKIDIWYATFGSNMWEPRFLCYIRGGQVEGMSRPCHGSLDESLPKSVMWKTFPHRLFFARSHSVTWGMGGVAFLHPENNTNEKVHMCLYRITLEQFNDILLQENVVVQHRDTPLFDLSSLQFVSENKSKVLEELKCGWYPNVLYLGKDDNLPILTMTCPLSTVEECKSGKVPMIGASKEYMKVLVKGLVEGKQFTQDDAIAYINEAATKSL; encoded by the exons ATGGGCTCGAACAAGGATCGCGGACCCCAAAGGCCGCCGGTGGGGCTCCTCTACGACGAGAGGATGTGTCGGCACTCGACGCCGGACGGTGAGCCCCATCCTGAGTGTCCGGACAGGATCCGCTCCATTTGGGAGAAGCTTAAGTCTGAGGGCATCCCTCAAAG GTGTGTAGTTTTGAATGGTAAGGAAGCTGAGGATGAGCATATAGCATCTGTTCACACCGACGGACATATCAAGCTGATCAAGGCTATTAGCTCTAAACAGTTTGATCCTAGACGTGATAAGATTGCATCCAAGTTTAACTCTATTTATCTTAACAAGGGATCATCTGAAGCAGCTTACCTTGCTGCAGGCTCAGTTGTTGAG GTGTGCAAGAGGGTTGCAGAAGGCGAGTTGAGTTCTGGCTTTGCTATTGTTAGGCCTCCAGGACATCATGCAGAAGCTGATGAAGCTATGGGTTTTTGTCTCTTCAACAATATTGCGATTGGAGCTCATTTTCTCTTGGACAAA CCAGAACTAGGGATTAAGAAGATATTGATTGTGGATTGGGATGTTCATCATGGCAATGGCACACAAAAAATGTTCTATGAGGACCCTAGGGTTTTGTTCTTCTCTGTCCACCg GTTTGATTTTGGGAGCTTTTATCCTGCTGGTGGAGATGGTGCATACTGTATGATAGGGGAAGGACCAGGTGCTGGATATAATATTAATGTCCCTTGGGAACATGGGCATTGTGGTGATGCAGATTATGATGTCATTTGGGACCATGTTTTGATTCCAATAGCTAAAGATTACAACCCGGATATAATTTTGATTTCTGCTGGATTTGATGCAG CTATTAATGATCCACTTGGTGGCTGTCGTATCACACCATATGGATATTCACTTTTGCTCATGA AGCTGATGCAATTTGCCCAAGGAAAGATTGTTATGGCTCTTGAAGGAGGCTACAATCTCACCTCTTTGGCGAATTCAGTCCTTGCTTGTGTGAAAACTTTGTTAGAAGAAAAAACTATCAATGGATCTTTGAGGGATTATCCTTTTGAGTCCACATGGCGTGTGATACAGCAG GTTCGTCATGAACTAAAATCATTTTGGCCTTCTTTGGCTCTGGAGTTACCACAAGAATTACTGGCCTGCAGTAGAACACTAACCCAAGCTCAG CTAAATTATTACGTCAGTTCTGATTCTGATGTGGAGAATGAGGAAGGACCCTCGAGCGAAGTATTTTCTGCAAATGTGGTTGAAGGTGTTGAAGATATGATTCAACCATTCTTAAACCTAAGTGTAGGTGAAGATAAGCATGGTGAAACCAAAACTTCAGACCACAAAACTAATAATCTAGATTCTTCAGAAAGGCATACTGTTCCAGAAGCATCAGATAGTAAggatatttacaaaaatattagtTCGTGGAGGATCGCTTATTCAAAGATTGACATTTGGTATGCAACCTTTGGTTCAAACATGTGGGAGCCAAGATTTCTCTGTTATATTAGAGGTGGACAG GTGGAAGGTATGAGCCGACCGTGTCATGGATCATTGGATGAAAGCTTGCCCAAATCTGTCATGTGGAAGACTTTTCCTCATCGTTTGTTTTTCGCTAGATCTCATTCTGTGACATGGGGAATGGGCGGTGTAGCCTTTCTTCACCCTGAAAACAACACCAACGAGAAAGTGCACATGTGCTTGTACAGAATCAC GCTTGAGCAGTTCAATGATATCTTACTTCAAGAGAACGTTGTTGTTCAACACCGGGATACTCCTTTATTTGATCTATCTAGTCTACAATTTGTTTCTGAAAACAAGTCCAAAGTTTTGGAGGAACTTAAG TGTGGATGGTATCCTAACGTCCTTTATCTGGGGAAAGATGATAACCTCCCTATCTTAACGATGAC TTGCCCACTCTCCACTGTTGAGGAATGTAAATCAGGTAAGGTGCCGATGATTGGTGCTTCAAAGGAATACATGAAAGTATTGGTAAAAGGGTTGGTAGAAGGGAAACAATTCACTCAAGATGATGCAATTGCTTACATTAATGAAGCTGCGACGAAGAGTTTATAA